A window of Hymenobacter aerilatus contains these coding sequences:
- a CDS encoding glycosyl hydrolase: protein MNNRLLPKALLTLALPLLGGLPVSVRAQQAPTPNLETLFQNPPEAARPWVFWYWMNGAVTPEGITADLAAMKEAGIGGAYLMPIKDVENPPAITPPARQLSPQWWKMVKHAMTEADRLGLKLAMHVSDGFALAGGPWITPELSMQKLTYSETQTTGGKRLSLTLLQPPAVQGYYRDVAVYAYPTPSSTASTYTTKPKVTSNIPDSQPALLAVAGNKETLKSNEPGWVQYAFDQPFTCRSIRVRSKGYNYQANRLRVEASDDGRTFRPVMQLRPPRSGWQDSSAVTHALPATTARYFRFVYDPAGSEPGAEDLDAAKWKQSLKVTEIRLSSEARINQFEGKNGEVWRVSERTTAQQVPAADCVPLNKVLNLTDKLDATGRLTWQAPPGRWTILRMGHTSTGQINTTGGGARGLECDKFNPEAVKLQFDSWFGEAVRQAGPELAGRVLKMFHVDSWECGSQNWSRNFAAEFRQRRGYDLLPYLPVMAGVPLQSADQSERVLFDVRQTIAELVNDKFYVTLKEQAHAKGCTFSAEAIAPTMVSDGLLHYQHADVPMGEFWLRSPTHDKPNDMLDAISGAHIYGKNIVQAEAFTELRLAWDEHPGMLKALQDRNYALGVNRMVYHVFVHNPWLDRQPGMTLSGIGLFFQRDQTWWKPGRAWVDYARRCQALLQLGHPVADVAVFTGEETPRRAILPDRLVATLPGIFGPQAVANEKKRFANVGLPMREQPEKVSASANMYTADELVDPLHGYAYDSFNKDALLRLAKVENGRIVLPGGASYGLLVVPGAHPLWPNSTSMSPEVAAKLRELAQAGATILLDREPARSPSLQKFPAADNEVQQVASDFQQLSTKSTTSSGSPSPRERGPGGEANRQNGPQVTAATTAATASAATGRVLQGPYTAPTFEPLGLPRDVVATTHDGRPARGIAWNHRTAPEFDIYFISNQLDSVQMIDLSLRVSGRQPELWDAVTGEMQPARNWFSAEGRTRLPLYLERNASVFVVLREPTTQTAASAGMNWHKLLPVQMLAGPWQVRFDPEMHGPTQPVAFPTLTDWSQHPNDSIRHYAGTAEYSQTFRWQPSKQLRKQLKQQDKTPVYLELNTVANLAEVTLNGQPIGTAWTAPYRLDITKALRRGDNQLSIRVTNTWANRLIGEQAKPADQRRVWTPAPLPAANKPLLPAGLLGPVNISLSNDYR, encoded by the coding sequence ATGAACAACCGCTTGCTCCCCAAGGCCCTCCTAACGCTGGCGCTGCCGCTCCTCGGCGGGCTACCCGTTTCGGTGCGCGCCCAGCAAGCGCCTACCCCCAACCTCGAAACCCTCTTCCAAAACCCACCCGAAGCGGCCCGCCCATGGGTGTTCTGGTACTGGATGAATGGTGCCGTAACGCCTGAAGGCATCACGGCCGACCTGGCCGCTATGAAGGAAGCCGGCATCGGCGGGGCCTACCTCATGCCGATCAAGGACGTGGAGAATCCGCCGGCCATTACGCCGCCGGCCCGGCAACTCTCGCCGCAGTGGTGGAAGATGGTGAAGCACGCCATGACGGAAGCCGACCGCCTGGGCCTGAAGCTGGCTATGCACGTCAGCGACGGGTTTGCGCTGGCCGGCGGCCCCTGGATTACGCCGGAGCTTTCTATGCAAAAGCTCACCTACAGCGAAACCCAGACCACGGGCGGCAAACGGTTGAGCCTGACGTTGCTACAGCCACCCGCCGTGCAGGGCTACTACCGCGACGTGGCCGTGTACGCCTACCCTACCCCCAGCAGTACGGCCTCTACCTACACTACCAAACCCAAGGTAACCAGCAACATCCCTGACAGCCAACCAGCCCTGCTCGCCGTGGCTGGCAATAAGGAAACCCTTAAGTCCAATGAGCCGGGCTGGGTGCAATACGCTTTTGACCAGCCCTTTACCTGCCGCTCCATCCGCGTCCGCTCGAAGGGTTATAACTACCAAGCCAACCGCTTACGGGTGGAAGCCAGCGACGACGGGCGCACGTTTCGGCCGGTGATGCAGCTCCGACCACCGCGCAGCGGCTGGCAGGACAGCAGCGCCGTAACCCACGCCCTACCCGCCACCACGGCACGGTACTTCCGGTTTGTGTACGACCCAGCCGGCTCCGAGCCGGGCGCCGAGGACCTGGACGCGGCTAAGTGGAAGCAGAGCCTGAAAGTGACGGAAATCCGCCTGTCGTCGGAGGCGCGCATCAACCAGTTTGAGGGCAAGAACGGCGAAGTGTGGCGCGTGAGCGAACGGACCACTGCCCAGCAAGTGCCCGCGGCAGACTGCGTGCCGCTCAACAAAGTCCTCAACCTCACCGACAAGCTCGACGCCACCGGCCGCCTTACTTGGCAGGCCCCGCCCGGCCGCTGGACCATCTTGCGCATGGGCCACACCAGCACTGGCCAAATCAATACCACCGGTGGCGGGGCGCGGGGGCTGGAGTGCGACAAGTTCAACCCCGAGGCCGTGAAGCTGCAGTTTGACAGCTGGTTTGGGGAGGCCGTGCGCCAGGCCGGCCCGGAGTTGGCCGGGCGGGTGCTCAAGATGTTTCATGTGGATAGCTGGGAGTGCGGCTCGCAGAACTGGTCGCGCAACTTCGCGGCGGAGTTTCGGCAGCGCCGCGGCTACGATTTGCTACCCTACCTGCCCGTGATGGCCGGCGTCCCCCTGCAAAGCGCCGACCAGTCGGAGCGGGTGCTGTTTGACGTGCGCCAGACCATTGCGGAGCTGGTGAACGACAAGTTTTACGTGACCCTGAAGGAGCAGGCGCACGCCAAGGGCTGCACGTTTTCGGCCGAAGCCATAGCGCCCACGATGGTCAGCGACGGGCTGCTGCACTACCAGCACGCCGACGTGCCCATGGGTGAGTTCTGGCTGCGCAGCCCTACCCACGACAAGCCCAACGACATGCTCGACGCCATTTCGGGCGCGCACATCTACGGCAAAAACATCGTGCAGGCAGAGGCTTTCACGGAATTGCGCCTGGCTTGGGACGAGCACCCTGGCATGCTGAAGGCTCTGCAGGACCGCAACTACGCGCTGGGCGTCAACCGCATGGTGTACCACGTGTTCGTGCACAACCCCTGGTTGGACCGCCAGCCGGGCATGACGCTCAGTGGCATCGGTCTGTTCTTCCAGCGCGACCAAACCTGGTGGAAGCCCGGCCGCGCCTGGGTCGACTACGCACGTCGGTGTCAGGCGCTGCTGCAACTCGGCCACCCGGTGGCCGACGTAGCCGTGTTTACGGGTGAGGAAACACCGCGCCGCGCCATTCTGCCCGACCGGCTGGTGGCCACCCTACCCGGCATCTTTGGGCCGCAGGCAGTGGCGAATGAGAAAAAGCGCTTTGCCAACGTAGGCCTGCCCATGCGCGAGCAGCCCGAGAAAGTATCTGCCTCGGCCAACATGTACACCGCCGACGAGTTGGTGGACCCACTGCACGGCTATGCCTACGACTCTTTCAACAAAGATGCTCTCCTGCGCCTGGCCAAGGTAGAAAACGGCCGCATCGTGCTGCCCGGCGGCGCCAGCTATGGTTTGCTGGTGGTGCCCGGCGCCCACCCTCTATGGCCCAATAGCACCTCCATGTCGCCCGAAGTGGCTGCCAAACTACGCGAGCTAGCCCAAGCCGGCGCCACCATCCTTCTAGACCGGGAGCCCGCCCGTTCTCCGTCGCTACAAAAGTTTCCAGCTGCTGATAACGAGGTGCAGCAAGTGGCATCTGATTTTCAGCAACTATCTACTAAAAGCACAACCTCGTCTGGCTCCCCCTCTCCTCGGGAGAGGGGGCCGGGGGGTGAGGCGAACCGCCAGAACGGCCCACAAGTAACCGCCGCAACCACTGCCGCAACCGCTTCTGCCGCCACTGGCCGCGTCCTGCAAGGCCCCTACACCGCTCCTACCTTTGAACCGCTGGGCCTACCCCGCGACGTAGTCGCCACAACCCACGACGGCCGCCCGGCCCGCGGCATTGCCTGGAATCATCGTACCGCCCCCGAGTTCGACATCTACTTCATTTCCAACCAGCTTGATTCAGTCCAGATGATCGATTTGAGCTTGCGCGTCAGCGGCCGCCAGCCGGAGCTGTGGGACGCGGTGACGGGTGAAATGCAGCCGGCCCGCAATTGGTTTAGCGCGGAAGGACGCACCCGCTTGCCCCTCTACCTGGAGCGCAACGCCTCGGTATTTGTGGTATTGCGCGAACCAACCACGCAAACGGCCGCTTCTGCCGGCATGAACTGGCACAAGCTTCTACCCGTGCAGATGCTGGCCGGCCCGTGGCAAGTGCGCTTCGACCCGGAGATGCACGGCCCGACCCAGCCCGTCGCCTTCCCTACCCTCACCGACTGGAGCCAGCACCCCAACGACTCCATCCGCCACTACGCCGGCACCGCCGAGTACAGCCAAACCTTCCGCTGGCAACCCTCGAAGCAGCTGCGAAAACAGCTGAAGCAGCAGGATAAGACGCCTGTTTATCTGGAGTTGAACACCGTCGCCAACCTCGCCGAAGTGACGCTCAACGGCCAGCCCATCGGCACGGCCTGGACGGCTCCCTACCGCCTCGACATCACGAAAGCGCTGCGCAGAGGCGACAACCAGCTCAGCATCCGCGTGACGAATACGTGGGCTAATCGCCTCATCGGCGAGCAAGCCAAGCCCGCCGACCAACGCCGCGTCTGGACGCCTGCGCCCCTACCCGCCGCTAACAAACCGCTCCTGCCAGCAGGGCTGCTGGGGCCGGTAAACATCAGTTTGTCAAATGATTATAGATAA
- a CDS encoding aceric acid hydrolase → MPYPTHKLLAAGLLTLAAVAARPAAAQTKALTNTTASTHAKLRGVDVGSVAWTDGFWADRFEVCRTSMVPTMWALYKDSLKNHAFRNFEIAAGLQKGSHFGPSFHDGDFFKLMEAVAATYAVTRDPKLDQMLDEVIPVIAKVQRADGYLSTQATIAARNEGKNVAFQDRLNFETYNLGHLMTAACVHYRATGKTTMLDLAKKATDYLYNFYKKASPELARNAICPSHYMGVVEMYRTTRDPRYLELAKSLIDIRGMVADIGTDDNQDRIPFRQMQKAGGHAVRANYLFAGVADVYAETGDPTLLSTLDKMWDDVTQHKMYVTGACGALYDGVSPDGTAYKPDTVQKIHQAYGRDYQLPNHTAHGETCANIGNVLWNWRMLQVTADAKYADVLETALYNSVLSGISLDGKRFLYTNPLAYSDELPFSQRWSKDRVEYIALSNCCPPNVVRTVAEVSNYVYNVSSKGLWLNLYGGNTLNTKLADGSPLQLTQKTDYPWDGTVTLTLQQAPKKPFSMFLRVPGWCEGAKLLVNGKPESVTLKPGTYAEVNRRWKKGDKVELTLPMPAQLVEANPLIEETRNQVAVQRGPVVYCLETKDLPAGQQLKALTLPATTQLTPKHTRIENSDVVQLTGTAQLAAEPQWNGQLYRKLSDRQPTPVPITLTPYYAWGNRGHSEMQVWIPVSK, encoded by the coding sequence ATGCCCTATCCTACTCATAAACTACTCGCCGCCGGCCTACTCACCCTCGCGGCCGTAGCCGCCCGGCCTGCCGCCGCCCAAACCAAAGCCCTGACGAACACCACCGCCAGCACCCACGCCAAGCTGCGCGGCGTAGACGTGGGCAGCGTGGCTTGGACGGATGGCTTCTGGGCCGACCGGTTTGAGGTGTGCCGTACCTCTATGGTACCCACGATGTGGGCGCTATATAAGGACTCGCTAAAAAATCATGCTTTCCGCAACTTTGAAATTGCGGCCGGTTTGCAGAAAGGCAGCCACTTCGGCCCTTCCTTCCACGACGGCGATTTTTTCAAGCTGATGGAGGCCGTGGCCGCTACCTACGCCGTGACCCGCGACCCCAAGCTGGACCAAATGCTCGACGAGGTGATTCCCGTGATTGCCAAAGTGCAGCGCGCCGATGGCTACCTGAGCACCCAGGCTACCATTGCGGCCCGCAATGAAGGCAAGAACGTAGCCTTTCAGGACCGTCTGAACTTTGAGACCTACAACCTGGGCCACCTCATGACGGCCGCCTGCGTGCACTACCGCGCCACTGGCAAAACCACCATGCTCGACCTGGCCAAGAAGGCCACCGATTACCTCTACAATTTTTACAAAAAAGCCTCGCCTGAGCTGGCCCGCAATGCCATTTGTCCCTCGCACTACATGGGCGTGGTGGAGATGTACCGCACCACCCGCGACCCGCGCTACCTGGAGCTGGCCAAAAGCCTGATCGACATTCGGGGCATGGTGGCCGACATTGGCACCGACGACAACCAGGACCGCATTCCCTTCCGGCAGATGCAGAAAGCCGGCGGCCATGCTGTGCGCGCCAACTACCTCTTTGCCGGCGTGGCCGACGTGTATGCTGAAACCGGCGACCCTACCCTGCTGAGCACACTGGACAAGATGTGGGACGATGTGACCCAGCACAAGATGTACGTGACGGGGGCCTGCGGGGCCCTCTACGATGGCGTATCGCCGGACGGCACGGCCTACAAGCCCGATACGGTGCAGAAGATTCACCAGGCCTATGGCCGCGACTACCAACTGCCCAACCACACGGCCCACGGCGAAACCTGCGCCAACATTGGCAATGTGCTCTGGAACTGGCGGATGCTGCAAGTAACCGCCGATGCCAAGTACGCCGACGTGCTGGAAACGGCGCTGTACAACAGCGTGTTGTCGGGCATCAGTCTTGATGGCAAGCGCTTCCTATACACCAACCCGCTAGCCTACTCCGACGAGCTGCCATTCAGTCAGCGCTGGTCGAAGGACCGGGTAGAGTACATAGCCCTGTCCAACTGCTGCCCGCCCAACGTGGTGCGCACCGTGGCTGAGGTAAGCAACTACGTGTACAATGTATCGAGTAAAGGCCTGTGGCTGAACCTGTACGGCGGCAACACCCTCAACACGAAACTTGCCGACGGCTCACCCCTGCAACTCACCCAAAAGACCGATTATCCCTGGGATGGCACCGTGACGCTCACGCTGCAACAAGCTCCTAAAAAGCCGTTTTCGATGTTCTTGCGTGTGCCCGGCTGGTGCGAAGGTGCCAAGCTGCTGGTAAATGGCAAGCCCGAGTCGGTGACGCTGAAACCCGGCACCTACGCCGAAGTGAACCGCCGTTGGAAGAAAGGCGACAAAGTGGAGCTAACCCTACCCATGCCCGCACAGCTGGTAGAGGCGAACCCACTGATAGAAGAAACGCGCAACCAGGTAGCCGTGCAGCGCGGCCCCGTAGTGTACTGCCTCGAGACCAAGGACTTACCTGCTGGCCAGCAGCTTAAGGCCCTCACGCTACCCGCCACCACCCAGCTCACGCCCAAGCACACCCGCATCGAAAACAGCGACGTGGTGCAGCTTACTGGCACTGCCCAGCTGGCCGCCGAGCCGCAGTGGAACGGCCAGCTCTACCGCAAGCTCTCCGACCGCCAGCCTACCCCCGTGCCCATCACCCTCACGCCCTACTACGCCTGGGGCAACCGCGGCCACTCAGAAATGCAAGTGTGGATTCCGGTGAGCAAGTAA
- a CDS encoding sialate O-acetylesterase translates to MSSLFTDNMVFQQQAECAVWGWAKAGSTITVAPSWGKQKYTAKADAAGAWRLKVKTPAAGGPYTLSFSGDDKPVKLTNVLVGEVWLCGGQSNMEMPMKGFKGQPVLNSNEAVLHSKNDQLRLYTVPRSSVTEVQENSKPSPWRVAEPEAVSNFSATAYYFGRLLQEQLHVPVGLLHCSYSGSFIEAWMDVENLKQFAGVKIPAKGDTIKQVSRTATTLYNGMLHPIEGYGIKGVIWYQGESNYDRPDEYQKMLAAMVKQWRTKWGMGDFPFYYAQIAPFDYTRTSKNKGGKYNSAFVRDAQRKAQEQIPNSAMAVLLDVGEEANIHPMRKEPGGTRLALLALQKTYGLKGFGAVSPSYESMTVKGSEAVVRFKDAPMGMTAFGQELKGFEIAGADQKWYPATAKINGSSITVSADAVKTPVAVRYAFQDFTRATLFGNDGLPVSSFRTDDWAE, encoded by the coding sequence TTGTCCTCTCTCTTCACCGATAACATGGTGTTTCAGCAGCAGGCTGAGTGTGCCGTGTGGGGCTGGGCGAAGGCCGGCAGCACCATTACGGTGGCGCCAAGCTGGGGCAAACAGAAGTACACCGCCAAAGCCGATGCAGCCGGAGCATGGCGCCTGAAAGTGAAAACGCCCGCCGCTGGCGGACCATACACGCTCAGCTTCAGCGGCGACGACAAGCCGGTGAAGCTGACCAACGTGTTGGTAGGCGAGGTGTGGCTCTGCGGAGGCCAGTCGAACATGGAGATGCCGATGAAGGGCTTTAAAGGGCAGCCGGTACTGAACTCGAACGAAGCGGTTCTGCATTCCAAAAACGACCAGCTGCGTCTGTACACCGTACCCCGCTCGTCGGTAACTGAGGTGCAGGAGAACAGCAAACCTTCGCCCTGGCGCGTGGCCGAGCCGGAGGCGGTTAGCAATTTCAGTGCTACTGCCTATTACTTCGGACGTCTGCTGCAGGAACAGCTGCATGTGCCGGTGGGCCTACTGCACTGCAGCTACAGCGGTTCCTTCATCGAGGCCTGGATGGATGTGGAGAACCTGAAGCAGTTTGCCGGAGTGAAGATTCCGGCCAAAGGCGACACCATCAAGCAGGTTAGCCGCACGGCCACTACGCTGTATAACGGCATGTTGCACCCCATCGAAGGCTACGGCATCAAAGGGGTCATCTGGTACCAGGGCGAGTCGAACTACGACCGGCCCGACGAGTACCAGAAGATGCTGGCGGCCATGGTGAAGCAGTGGCGCACCAAGTGGGGCATGGGCGACTTCCCGTTCTACTACGCCCAGATTGCACCTTTCGATTACACCCGCACGTCGAAAAACAAAGGCGGCAAGTACAACTCCGCTTTCGTCCGCGACGCCCAACGCAAGGCGCAGGAGCAGATTCCGAACTCGGCTATGGCCGTGCTGCTCGACGTGGGCGAGGAAGCCAATATTCACCCCATGCGCAAGGAGCCTGGCGGTACGCGCCTGGCCCTGCTGGCCCTGCAGAAAACCTACGGTCTGAAAGGGTTCGGGGCCGTTAGCCCATCGTACGAGTCGATGACGGTGAAGGGCAGCGAAGCGGTCGTGCGTTTCAAGGATGCCCCGATGGGCATGACAGCTTTCGGGCAGGAGTTGAAAGGCTTTGAAATAGCCGGCGCCGATCAGAAGTGGTACCCGGCTACAGCGAAGATTAACGGCAGCTCCATCACCGTATCGGCCGATGCCGTGAAGACGCCGGTAGCGGTGCGCTATGCCTTCCAGGACTTTACGCGGGCTACCTTATTCGGCAACGACGGGCTGCCGGTGTCATCGTTCCGCACAGACGATTGGGCGGAATAG
- a CDS encoding DUF5703 domain-containing protein yields MRHYIWAAVLLLLPYLGQAQELASNNIIWTSQSKNSGESMPCGGGDIGLNVWAENGDVLFYVARSGTFDENNSLLKLGRVRLRLTPNPFEGSAFKQTLNLQQGNVTLTGTAGKTTAQVHIWVDVFKPIVHVEVSSNEKLAAEATYESWRFADRLLKAKENNQNSYKWAPQGEVKTRHDSIAFRNQGVEFFHQNRPQTVFDVTVQQQGLAAVKAQLFNPLQELIFGGTLQGPNMAAAGTTTGQYLSTPYTGWKLKSRTSAKSHSLQVALHTAYTPSAAQWQQGLQPTLAAAQQNPKAARQRTLAWWRDYWSRSFIHVQPANAASNAPEWQAGRNYQLMRYMLGCNAFGQYPTKFNGGLFTYDPALTDSTLKFTPDFRNWGGGTHTAQNQRLVYWPMLKSGDAALLKPQFAYYLRLLNNAELRSQVYWQHKGACFTEQLENFGLPNPAEYNWKRPADYDKGMEHNAWLEYEWDTVLEFCLMMLETERYAGQDVAAYLPFIESCLTFFDQHYQYLAKQRGAKALDGEGHLVLYPGSGAETYKMAYNSTATISGLRTVLTRLLALPTQVGTAEQRKSWEGMLGRLPGISFREVDGHKVISPAKLWERVNNTESPQLYPVYPWGLYGIGQPDLETAVNTYRFDPDVQKFRSHVGWKQHNIFAARLGLTDEAAELTLKKLQDSGRRFPAFWGPGYDWTPDHNWGGSGMIGLQEMLLQTDNRKIYLLPAWPKTWDVHFKLHAPYQTTVECTVRNGQVQELKVLPESRRQDVEVLLK; encoded by the coding sequence ATGAGGCACTATATCTGGGCGGCCGTACTGCTCCTGCTGCCCTACCTCGGCCAGGCCCAGGAACTTGCCAGCAACAACATCATCTGGACCAGCCAAAGCAAGAACAGCGGCGAGTCCATGCCCTGTGGTGGTGGCGACATCGGCCTGAATGTGTGGGCCGAAAACGGTGACGTGCTGTTCTACGTGGCTCGCAGCGGCACCTTCGATGAGAATAATTCGCTGCTAAAGCTCGGTCGCGTACGCCTGCGCCTTACCCCGAATCCGTTTGAAGGAAGTGCATTCAAGCAAACGCTAAACCTGCAGCAAGGCAACGTAACGCTGACTGGCACCGCTGGAAAGACTACGGCCCAGGTACACATCTGGGTTGATGTGTTCAAGCCGATAGTGCATGTCGAGGTCAGCAGCAACGAAAAGCTGGCGGCCGAGGCTACCTACGAAAGCTGGCGCTTTGCCGATCGGCTGTTGAAAGCCAAGGAAAACAATCAGAATTCCTATAAGTGGGCGCCACAGGGCGAGGTAAAAACCCGCCACGACAGCATAGCCTTTCGCAACCAAGGCGTTGAATTCTTCCACCAGAACCGCCCGCAGACGGTGTTTGACGTCACAGTGCAGCAACAGGGCCTGGCGGCGGTGAAGGCGCAGCTATTCAATCCGTTGCAGGAGCTGATTTTCGGCGGCACGCTGCAAGGCCCGAACATGGCGGCGGCGGGTACTACCACCGGCCAATACCTCAGCACACCCTACACAGGCTGGAAGCTGAAAAGCCGCACGTCGGCCAAGTCGCACTCGTTGCAGGTTGCGCTGCATACGGCTTACACGCCCAGCGCGGCGCAGTGGCAGCAAGGGCTGCAGCCGACGCTAGCCGCCGCCCAGCAAAACCCCAAAGCTGCCCGCCAACGCACCCTGGCCTGGTGGCGCGACTACTGGAGCCGCAGCTTCATCCACGTGCAACCTGCTAACGCTGCGAGCAATGCGCCCGAGTGGCAAGCCGGCCGCAACTACCAGCTGATGCGCTACATGCTCGGCTGCAATGCGTTCGGGCAGTACCCCACCAAGTTCAACGGCGGCCTGTTTACCTACGACCCGGCCCTGACCGATTCCACGCTGAAGTTTACGCCCGATTTCCGCAACTGGGGCGGCGGTACGCACACCGCGCAAAACCAGCGGCTGGTGTACTGGCCCATGCTGAAAAGCGGCGACGCGGCCCTGCTAAAGCCGCAGTTTGCGTACTATCTCCGCTTACTTAACAATGCCGAATTGCGCAGCCAGGTGTACTGGCAGCACAAAGGCGCCTGCTTCACCGAGCAGCTCGAAAACTTCGGACTGCCCAACCCCGCCGAGTACAACTGGAAACGCCCCGCCGACTACGACAAAGGCATGGAACATAATGCCTGGCTGGAGTACGAGTGGGACACGGTGCTGGAGTTCTGCCTGATGATGCTCGAAACGGAGCGCTATGCCGGGCAGGATGTGGCGGCGTATCTGCCCTTCATCGAAAGCTGCCTGACGTTCTTCGACCAGCACTACCAGTACCTCGCGAAACAGCGCGGCGCCAAAGCCCTCGACGGCGAAGGTCACCTGGTACTCTACCCTGGCTCGGGCGCCGAAACGTACAAAATGGCCTATAACTCCACGGCTACCATCAGCGGCCTGCGCACGGTGCTCACGCGCCTGCTGGCCCTGCCGACGCAGGTTGGTACGGCCGAGCAGCGCAAAAGCTGGGAGGGTATGCTGGGCCGTCTGCCTGGTATCAGCTTCCGGGAAGTGGACGGGCACAAGGTTATTTCGCCAGCCAAGCTCTGGGAGCGGGTAAACAACACCGAAAGCCCGCAACTGTACCCGGTGTATCCGTGGGGCCTGTACGGCATCGGCCAGCCCGACCTGGAAACGGCCGTGAATACCTACCGCTTCGACCCCGACGTGCAGAAATTCCGCTCGCACGTGGGCTGGAAGCAGCACAACATCTTCGCCGCCCGCCTCGGCCTCACCGACGAAGCTGCCGAGCTGACGCTGAAGAAGCTGCAGGACTCCGGCCGCCGCTTTCCCGCGTTCTGGGGCCCCGGCTACGACTGGACGCCCGACCACAACTGGGGCGGTTCCGGCATGATTGGCCTGCAGGAAATGCTGCTGCAAACCGACAATCGAAAGATCTATCTGCTACCCGCTTGGCCGAAGACTTGGGATGTGCATTTCAAGCTGCACGCGCCTTACCAGACGACCGTAGAATGCACTGTGAGGAATGGGCAGGTGCAGGAGCTGAAAGTGCTGCCGGAATCGCGGCGGCAGGATGTAGAGGTGCTGCTGAAGTAA
- a CDS encoding HAD family hydrolase — translation MPTPQLIAFDADDTLWPNQPHFDYAEAQLYNLLTHYADADTLGRHFYEVWKQNMHLFGYGAKSFMLAMIETVIQLTNGAVTGTEIQQILDHGKRLLDFPIELLPHVEEVLAELKQRGVPLMLLTKGDLFDQESKLARSGLGDYFDYVEIVSEKNEATYRRILTRYQVQPADFVMVGNSLKSDILPVLQLGGQAIHVPYHATWIHEQVPAEQLAGLSFHRVASLQEALAYLS, via the coding sequence ATGCCTACCCCCCAACTCATTGCTTTCGACGCCGACGACACGTTGTGGCCCAACCAGCCGCATTTCGATTACGCCGAAGCTCAACTCTACAACCTGCTCACCCACTACGCAGACGCTGATACATTGGGGCGGCACTTCTACGAAGTTTGGAAGCAGAACATGCACTTGTTTGGCTATGGTGCCAAGTCGTTCATGCTCGCCATGATCGAAACCGTCATTCAGCTTACCAATGGCGCCGTAACAGGCACGGAAATTCAGCAGATTCTCGACCACGGCAAGCGCCTGCTCGACTTTCCCATTGAGCTGCTGCCTCACGTGGAAGAAGTGCTGGCCGAGCTGAAACAGCGCGGCGTGCCACTCATGTTGCTTACCAAAGGCGACCTGTTCGACCAAGAAAGCAAACTGGCCCGCTCAGGCCTGGGCGACTACTTTGATTATGTGGAAATAGTGAGTGAGAAAAACGAGGCTACCTACCGCCGCATCCTAACGCGCTACCAAGTACAGCCTGCCGACTTTGTGATGGTGGGCAACTCGCTCAAGTCGGATATTCTGCCGGTGCTACAACTCGGCGGGCAAGCCATTCACGTGCCCTACCACGCCACCTGGATACACGAACAAGTGCCCGCTGAGCAGTTGGCGGGCTTGTCGTTTCACCGCGTGGCCTCGTTGCAGGAGGCACTGGCGTACCTTTCGTAG